The genomic segment CGACGCCGTCCCGCCGGGAGAAGCCGCCGCCGATGACGATGCAGGCGAGTTCGTGATCGCTGCCCAGTGTCAGGACGGCTCGCGCCAGCGTGCCCAGGTCACCCAGACGGTCGTCCTCGGGCACGCCGACGACCAGTTCCGCCCACCCGTCGGTGGCCAGATGGCGGCTGTGCAGGAGCACTCCCACTCTCGTCGTCAACACGGAACTCCTCCCGGTGGGGGCACGACGGAGGCTCGCCCGATCCGGGCGGCGAGAAGGGTGAGGGCCGGCGGCTAGCCGGCGGCGGCCAGCTGCTCGATCGTGCCGACCATCTCGGCCGTCGTGGGCAGCTTACCGATCTCGGTGGCCAGGACCCGCGCGCGCTCGGCGAACCGGCGGTCCGAGAGGATCTGCCGGCAGGCCGCGGCGACGGCGTCGACCGCTTCCCGGTACGCCTCCTGGCCGGCCTGGCGGGGGGCCGGCGGCACGGCGAGGGCGGCACCGAAGTCGCCCAGGGCCTTCGCGATGGTCCTCGAGTAGTCGTTGTCCGGGGTGATCAGCTGCGGCACGCCGGCGTTCATGAGCGTCATCGCGGTGGCCGCGCCGCCGTGGTGCACCGCGAGGTCGCAGGTGGGAGCGACGACGTCGAGCGGCACCCAGCCGATGCGCACGTCGGCGAACTGTGCGCCGAACTCCTCGGCGGCACGGTCCGGTGCCGCGATCACGACCTCCGCCCCGGCTGCCGTCAGCTGGTCGACCAGCTGCCGCATGACCCCGGTGTGCGAGTGCAGCATGAGATTGCGCGTTCCCGCGGTGACCAGCACCCGTGGGCGCCCTGCGGGCCGGGTGTACATCCACGGGTCGAGTCGGCCCTGGCGGTTCCTCGGGATCCAGCGCATCGGTCGCGCGCCCGGGGTGGGCGACGGCCGCAGGCACGGCGGGCAGACGTCGATGAACAGGTCGGCCTCCGGCGGCCCGGTGAGGCCGAGACGCTCCAGGTCGGGCTCGATTCCCGGCTCCGGCCGCAGCGGGACGATGTCCCAGTAGTGGCGTACGTACAGCGCCTTCAGATGGGTGGCGAGGATTCCGGGGACGTGCGACAGGCCACCGACGACCACATCGGCCGGCCACTGCCGGGTCAGCTCCAGCAGCGCCTGCAGCCTGGCCGCGGGCATCCCCGGATGAGGTGAGGGGACCACCGGCAGTCCGATCGCCGTCGCCGTCTCCAGCAGCGGCTCGTCGGCGGTCACGAGGATCTCGTGGCCCGCGCTCCGGGCCGCCGTCGCGAGCGGGGCGATGGAGAACACGGTGGACTGGCTACCGCCTACGGTGAACAGGAATTTCATCGTGATCCGTCTTCTTCTCGACGACTGCGGACAGGTGCACCACGACGGACCGGCGTCCTCGCGGCGCGTTCGGGCACGTGCGGGGGGCCACGCGAGACGCGCGGGCGGCGGCGGACCGGCCCGGGAGCCGCGGCCGCCGGACGATCCGCAGGCGGGGCCGGGGGGACAGCGCGGTGGCCGGGGACGGACGCCTCACGTCCCGCTCCCGGCTGTGGAGGGCGGGGCCGCGCGGCGACGCAGCCGGTCGGTGAGTTCCGGCCCGTGGGAGATCGCGAGCCGCACGATGTGACAGATCCGGTCGATGTCCGTGGGGGAGACGGCCGGGCCGGTCGGCAGGGCGACCACCTGCTCGGCCAGGCGCTCGGTGTGCGGCAGCGAGGTCGGACGCTCCGAGCGGTAGGGCTCGAGCTGGTGGCAGGCGGGCGAGAAGTAGCGCCGCGCACCGGCGTTCTCCGCCGTCAGCACCTCGATCATCAGGTCGCGGTGGATCCCGGTGACCGCTTCGTCGATCTTGAGGATCACGTACTGCCAGTTGGGATCCTCCTGCTCGT from the Micromonospora sp. WMMA1947 genome contains:
- a CDS encoding nucleotide disphospho-sugar-binding domain-containing protein, which translates into the protein MFTVGGSQSTVFSIAPLATAARSAGHEILVTADEPLLETATAIGLPVVPSPHPGMPAARLQALLELTRQWPADVVVGGLSHVPGILATHLKALYVRHYWDIVPLRPEPGIEPDLERLGLTGPPEADLFIDVCPPCLRPSPTPGARPMRWIPRNRQGRLDPWMYTRPAGRPRVLVTAGTRNLMLHSHTGVMRQLVDQLTAAGAEVVIAAPDRAAEEFGAQFADVRIGWVPLDVVAPTCDLAVHHGGAATAMTLMNAGVPQLITPDNDYSRTIAKALGDFGAALAVPPAPRQAGQEAYREAVDAVAAACRQILSDRRFAERARVLATEIGKLPTTAEMVGTIEQLAAAG